Proteins from a single region of Phycisphaeraceae bacterium D3-23:
- the larA gene encoding nickel-dependent lactate racemase, with the protein MKTTTLRYGRDTITLSVPDSADLLNGPTIPALADPQAAVRDALRSPIGSDPLRAIAERKKPDTVCITMSDITRPVPNELIITAILEELNAAGVPDNACTILIATGMHRPSTDAEREHMLGRALMDRCTIIDHEADATDTHVRVSDDPPVSVNKLYAEADLKIVTGLIEPHFMAGYSGGRKGICPGLVDLATVQRFHGVQTMGDLNSREGLMEGNPCHAISMAVATKVGCDFLVNAAITHDRRPAGVYAGDMVEAHLAGCAQVGDWTSADLETTYDLVITSAGGYPLDESFYQTIKGVVMALPALHGDSTLVVCSGCKEVGSPEFTKLMAEYGTDHRAFLDHIETSGVTGKDQWSYQMHTRVLEKIGVDRLLLANDEIARDDQPGLAVSPLRGEGAVQQRVQAFVDRYVAEHPDARIAVVPEGPYTMLRAGVLV; encoded by the coding sequence ATGAAAACCACCACCCTCCGCTACGGCCGCGACACGATCACGCTGAGTGTGCCCGACTCGGCCGACCTGCTCAACGGGCCGACGATCCCCGCGCTGGCCGACCCCCAGGCGGCGGTGCGTGATGCGCTGCGCAGCCCCATCGGGTCCGACCCGCTGCGCGCGATCGCCGAGCGCAAGAAGCCCGACACCGTCTGCATCACGATGAGCGATATCACCCGGCCCGTGCCCAACGAACTCATCATCACCGCGATCCTCGAAGAACTTAACGCGGCCGGTGTCCCGGACAACGCCTGTACGATCCTCATCGCCACGGGGATGCACCGCCCCTCCACCGACGCCGAGCGCGAGCACATGCTCGGCCGCGCTTTGATGGACCGCTGTACGATCATCGACCACGAGGCCGACGCGACCGACACGCATGTCCGTGTGAGCGACGACCCGCCGGTGAGTGTGAACAAGCTCTACGCCGAGGCGGATTTGAAGATCGTGACCGGCCTGATCGAGCCGCACTTCATGGCCGGGTACTCCGGCGGGCGCAAGGGCATCTGCCCGGGCCTCGTCGACCTCGCCACCGTCCAGCGTTTCCACGGGGTCCAAACGATGGGCGACCTCAACTCCCGCGAAGGGTTGATGGAAGGCAACCCCTGCCACGCGATCTCGATGGCCGTCGCCACAAAGGTCGGCTGCGACTTCCTGGTCAATGCCGCGATCACCCACGACCGCCGGCCCGCGGGGGTCTACGCCGGCGATATGGTCGAGGCACATTTGGCCGGGTGCGCGCAGGTCGGCGACTGGACCTCGGCCGACCTCGAAACTACATATGACCTCGTCATTACTTCCGCAGGCGGGTACCCGCTGGACGAGAGTTTCTATCAGACGATCAAGGGCGTCGTGATGGCGCTGCCCGCGCTGCATGGGGACTCGACACTCGTCGTGTGTTCGGGCTGTAAAGAAGTCGGCTCGCCAGAGTTCACCAAGCTCATGGCCGAGTACGGCACGGACCACCGCGCGTTCCTCGACCACATCGAGACCAGCGGCGTCACCGGCAAGGACCAGTGGAGCTACCAGATGCACACCCGCGTGCTCGAAAAGATCGGCGTCGATCGGCTGCTCCTCGCCAACGACGAGATCGCCCGGGACGACCAGCCGGGCTTGGCCGTGAGCCCACTACGCGGTGAGGGCGCGGTGCAGCAGCGCGTGCAGGCGTTTGTGGATCGGTATGTCGCGGAACACCCGGACGCGCGGATCGCGGTGGTGCCGGAGGGGCCGTATACGATGCTGCGGGCTGGGGTGTTGGTGTAA
- a CDS encoding flagellin, with translation MSTISPLLGRTSSLMSSALLRQRLQDTQRELLQMQDQISTGQAVSRGSDAPGSVSAILFLNQSAMERQQQQVNLNHATGVLNLADVSLGDVTNILIEAQQIASSQIGVGSDADTREAQSQVIDAQLRGILEIANRQYNNLSLFGGSNGAGNDGLIFEEFLGGIRYTGTDVNLFNDVGAIRDEQFTSNGFEAFGALSTRVRSQVDLDPQASPGILLSDINGARGAGFSAGSINLTVNAASTTVDLSTANSLEDVGILINFAIQQLDPAAGSVELVQAGYTLDATPGNTITIADPQGGVTAADLGLNLSATSTTVLGANLNVRLTENTPLGDLGIPVDLGSGLLITQGENSGVADFSDAGTIQDLQNAVQALGLGVRLTINAEGTGLDITSEVSGISLSVGENGGTTASDFGLRTLDGVTELAEFRQGIGVETSKPGEPDVSFTLHDGTTFTVDLASAVNVDDVIALVQAEATANGLTVGVDFEITMATTGNGLVVTDNTAGANDFVVANAGLSLAAEHLGLVGNAGSGATIAGEDTAQVRVDNMLTHLMELRAALATNNELGITIAGSSIEDDIDQVISARAEVGVQARRIEDQLRLVEDQGFQEERMLSELQDADLTEVLTKFSQLQLQLQASMQVGSSNLQLSLLDFLR, from the coding sequence ATGTCCACCATCTCCCCACTCCTCGGCCGCACCTCGTCGCTGATGTCCTCGGCGTTGCTTCGGCAGCGCTTGCAGGATACGCAGCGCGAGCTGCTACAGATGCAGGACCAGATCTCGACCGGCCAGGCGGTCAGCCGGGGGTCGGATGCGCCGGGCAGTGTGTCGGCGATCCTGTTCCTGAACCAGTCGGCGATGGAACGCCAGCAGCAGCAGGTCAACCTCAACCACGCGACGGGCGTGCTCAACCTCGCGGACGTGTCGCTGGGCGATGTGACCAACATCCTGATCGAGGCGCAGCAGATCGCGTCGAGCCAGATCGGTGTCGGGTCGGATGCCGACACGCGAGAGGCGCAGTCGCAGGTCATCGACGCCCAGCTCCGCGGCATCCTCGAGATCGCCAACCGCCAATACAACAACCTCTCGCTCTTCGGCGGCAGCAACGGCGCGGGCAACGACGGCCTGATCTTCGAAGAGTTCCTCGGCGGCATCCGCTACACCGGCACCGATGTCAACCTCTTCAACGACGTCGGCGCGATCCGTGACGAGCAGTTCACCAGCAACGGCTTCGAGGCCTTCGGTGCGCTTTCCACCCGCGTCCGCTCCCAGGTCGACCTCGACCCCCAGGCGTCGCCCGGCATCCTGCTGTCCGACATCAACGGCGCACGCGGCGCGGGCTTCTCCGCCGGCTCGATCAATCTCACGGTGAACGCCGCGTCGACCACGGTCGACCTGAGCACCGCCAACTCGCTCGAGGATGTCGGCATCCTGATCAACTTCGCGATCCAGCAGCTCGACCCGGCCGCGGGCTCGGTCGAGCTGGTCCAGGCCGGGTACACCCTCGACGCGACCCCCGGCAACACGATCACCATCGCCGACCCGCAGGGCGGTGTCACCGCGGCCGACCTCGGGCTCAATCTATCGGCCACCTCGACGACCGTGCTGGGTGCGAACCTCAACGTCCGCCTCACCGAGAACACCCCGCTGGGCGACCTCGGCATCCCCGTCGATCTGGGCAGCGGTTTGCTGATCACACAGGGTGAAAACTCCGGCGTCGCCGACTTCTCCGACGCGGGCACCATCCAGGATTTGCAGAACGCGGTGCAGGCCCTGGGCCTGGGCGTTCGCCTGACCATCAACGCCGAGGGGACCGGCCTCGATATCACCAGCGAGGTCAGCGGCATCAGCCTCTCCGTCGGCGAAAACGGCGGCACCACCGCGAGCGACTTCGGGCTTCGTACCCTCGACGGCGTCACGGAGTTGGCAGAGTTCCGCCAAGGCATCGGTGTCGAGACCAGCAAGCCCGGCGAGCCCGACGTGTCGTTTACGCTGCATGACGGCACGACGTTCACCGTGGACCTCGCGTCGGCGGTGAACGTCGATGACGTGATCGCGCTGGTCCAGGCCGAGGCGACCGCGAACGGGCTCACGGTCGGCGTCGACTTTGAGATCACGATGGCGACCACGGGTAACGGCCTGGTCGTGACCGACAACACCGCGGGCGCGAACGATTTTGTGGTGGCGAATGCCGGGCTGAGTCTCGCGGCCGAGCACCTCGGACTCGTCGGCAACGCGGGGAGCGGCGCGACGATCGCCGGCGAAGACACCGCGCAGGTCCGTGTGGACAACATGTTGACCCATCTGATGGAATTACGCGCGGCACTGGCCACAAACAACGAGCTTGGCATCACGATTGCTGGGTCTTCTATCGAAGATGACATCGATCAGGTCATTTCCGCCCGAGCGGAGGTCGGTGTCCAGGCCCGACGGATCGAAGACCAGCTCCGGCTGGTGGAAGACCAAGGTTTTCAGGAAGAACGCATGCTCAGCGAACTCCAAGACGCCGATCTGACCGAGGTTTTGACGAAATTCTCGCAGTTGCAGCTGCAACTGCAGGCATCGATGCAGGTCGGGTCGTCCAACTTGCAGCTGAGCTTACTCGACTTTTTGCGCTAG
- the csrA gene encoding carbon storage regulator CsrA, translated as MLVLSRQRDETIMIGDEIEITVVDIRGDKVRLGINAPRSIQVHRKEVYEAIRRENADASKVEVDDLNAIDQNLRKRNGRSVPRAKIE; from the coding sequence ATGCTCGTGCTTTCCCGACAGCGCGACGAAACGATCATGATCGGCGACGAGATCGAGATCACCGTCGTCGACATCAGGGGCGATAAAGTCCGGCTCGGCATCAACGCACCGCGTTCGATCCAGGTCCACCGCAAAGAGGTCTACGAGGCCATCCGACGCGAGAACGCCGACGCCAGCAAGGTCGAGGTCGACGACCTCAACGCCATCGACCAGAACCTGCGAAAACGCAACGGCCGATCCGTCCCCCGTGCCAAGATCGAGTAG
- a CDS encoding four helix bundle protein has protein sequence MDEVRPSAKRFEDLLVWQKSHALVLQTYKMTACFPSDERFGLVSQMRRAAVSVPANIAEGFRRATAQEKRRFMNIAQASLEELRYFFILTEDLAYADTDGQATVADEVGRMLAAYLRKI, from the coding sequence ATGGATGAAGTACGACCTAGTGCGAAGCGGTTTGAAGACCTGTTGGTTTGGCAGAAGTCGCATGCGCTGGTGTTGCAGACCTACAAGATGACTGCGTGCTTCCCCAGCGACGAGCGATTTGGCTTGGTTTCACAGATGCGGCGTGCTGCGGTTTCGGTACCCGCGAACATCGCAGAGGGATTCCGCCGGGCAACCGCGCAAGAGAAGCGACGCTTTATGAACATCGCGCAGGCCTCGCTGGAAGAGCTGCGTTACTTCTTCATCCTGACGGAGGACTTGGCTTACGCGGACACCGATGGCCAAGCGACCGTCGCTGACGAAGTCGGCCGGATGCTCGCGGCCTATCTTCGGAAAATCTGA
- a CDS encoding flagellin codes for MSRINTNVSSLIARNNLARTNSDLGVRLQRLSTGLRINRGADDPAGLIVSERLRTEIAGIGQSVDNIERASNVIATTEGGLQEINNLLTSIKSLVVESANTGAFSREEIEANQLQIDSAIESITRISNTASFAGLKLLNGSLDYLTSGIVTSQISDVQINGANFGLNTSIPVTVEVLNSAEHGSLFLSGNGTGTFSSAVSFEVQGSTGVQAFSFASGTSLSAVAVAINAVSDATGIQAVLASAADPTSGLILQSAEFGSNAFVSVNKLTGGEFFNAYDAQGGAAIIRDVGVDTLALINGNLALGDGLDIALNSPTLNVELTLTSGAAQTVNSPYTYTITGGGATYQIGGSINTQQQVGFGIQSVAASRLGNSRVGFLNSIVAGEANSLVAGNARAASDIIDAAIDRVSILRGRLGSFERNTLDTSLRSQQVALENLTASESSIRDTDFATETAALTRAQILQQAGTSTLAIANSTAQSVLALLG; via the coding sequence ATGAGCCGGATTAACACCAACGTCTCCTCACTCATCGCCCGGAACAACCTGGCGCGGACCAACTCCGACCTCGGGGTCCGCCTCCAGCGCCTGTCCACCGGACTGCGCATCAACCGCGGGGCCGACGACCCCGCCGGGCTGATCGTCTCCGAACGCCTGCGCACCGAGATCGCCGGCATCGGCCAGTCGGTCGACAACATCGAGCGCGCCAGCAACGTCATCGCTACCACCGAGGGCGGGCTGCAGGAAATCAACAACCTGCTCACCTCGATCAAGTCGCTCGTCGTCGAGTCCGCCAACACCGGCGCGTTCTCACGCGAAGAGATCGAGGCCAACCAGCTTCAGATCGACTCGGCCATCGAGTCCATCACCCGCATCTCCAACACCGCCAGCTTCGCCGGGCTCAAGCTGCTCAACGGCTCGCTCGACTACCTGACGAGCGGCATCGTCACCAGCCAGATCTCCGACGTGCAGATCAACGGCGCTAACTTCGGACTCAACACCAGCATCCCCGTCACCGTCGAAGTCTTGAACTCCGCCGAGCACGGCTCACTATTCCTCTCGGGCAACGGCACGGGCACGTTCAGCTCCGCCGTCAGCTTCGAGGTCCAGGGGTCCACCGGCGTGCAGGCCTTCTCCTTCGCCTCGGGCACCTCGCTCTCCGCCGTCGCCGTCGCCATCAACGCCGTCTCCGACGCCACCGGCATCCAGGCCGTCCTCGCCTCCGCGGCCGACCCGACCTCCGGGCTCATCCTCCAGTCCGCCGAGTTTGGCTCCAACGCCTTCGTCAGCGTCAACAAACTCACCGGCGGCGAGTTCTTCAACGCCTACGACGCCCAAGGCGGGGCCGCCATCATCCGCGATGTCGGCGTCGATACCCTCGCGCTCATCAACGGCAACCTCGCGCTGGGCGATGGGCTCGACATCGCGCTCAACTCGCCCACCCTCAACGTCGAACTGACCTTGACCTCCGGCGCCGCGCAGACCGTCAACAGCCCCTACACCTACACCATCACCGGCGGCGGGGCGACCTACCAGATCGGCGGCAGCATCAACACCCAGCAGCAGGTCGGCTTCGGCATCCAGTCCGTCGCCGCGTCACGACTCGGCAACTCCCGCGTCGGGTTCCTCAACTCCATCGTCGCCGGCGAAGCCAACTCCCTGGTCGCCGGCAACGCCCGCGCCGCCTCCGACATCATCGACGCCGCCATCGACCGCGTCTCCATCCTCCGAGGCCGGCTGGGCTCCTTCGAACGCAACACGCTCGACACATCCCTGCGATCCCAGCAGGTCGCGCTCGAAAACCTCACCGCCTCCGAAAGCTCGATCCGAGACACCGATTTCGCCACCGAGACCGCCGCGCTCACCCGCGCCCAGATCCTCCAGCAGGCCGGCACGTCGACATTGGCGATCGCCAACTCGACCGCCCAGTCCGTCCTCGCACTCCTCGGCTAG
- a CDS encoding flagellar assembly protein FliW, with product MKVCSSRFGELEVGDDRVITFPKGLLGFPKYQRYVLIEAGDDSYFWWLQSVDLPDLAFIVTDPSLFVPTYKVPIRPEQMGEIGIHSIDDAQVLVIVNKRGETLTGNLQGPLVIHVTDRVGEQLVLSDRRFTTRVPLVELPSPLQAQSA from the coding sequence ATGAAAGTCTGCTCATCACGTTTCGGCGAACTCGAAGTCGGCGACGACCGAGTCATCACCTTCCCCAAAGGCCTCTTGGGCTTCCCCAAGTACCAGCGCTATGTCCTCATCGAGGCCGGCGACGACAGCTACTTCTGGTGGCTGCAATCCGTCGATCTCCCGGACCTCGCGTTCATCGTGACCGACCCGTCACTCTTTGTGCCCACGTACAAAGTCCCCATCCGCCCTGAGCAGATGGGCGAGATCGGGATCCACTCGATCGACGACGCCCAGGTCCTCGTCATCGTCAACAAACGCGGCGAAACCCTCACCGGCAACCTGCAGGGCCCGCTCGTCATCCACGTCACCGACCGTGTCGGCGAACAGCTCGTCCTGAGCGATCGCCGGTTCACGACCCGTGTGCCGCTGGTCGAGCTGCCGTCGCCGCTTCAGGCCCAGAGCGCCTGA
- a CDS encoding aminodeoxychorismate/anthranilate synthase component II yields MILIIDNYDSFTYNLVQRIGELMVANGHDAEALPIKVVRNDKIAPDEALALNPTHVIVSPGPCTPNEAGVSMDVIDTFAGKTPLLGVCLGHQSIGQKFGMVVERHTKLMHGKTSPVHHDGRGLFVGMSNPFTATRYHSLIINKGSFNNERFEVTAWTDEGEIMGLRSKPGSFSDNAGDGTEHPLEGVQFHPESFLTVEGPTLLANFLGLPRPKVESVM; encoded by the coding sequence ATGATCCTCATCATCGACAACTACGACAGCTTCACCTACAACCTCGTCCAGCGCATCGGCGAGCTGATGGTGGCCAACGGCCACGACGCCGAGGCGCTGCCGATCAAGGTCGTGCGCAACGATAAGATCGCGCCCGACGAAGCGCTCGCGCTCAACCCCACGCACGTCATCGTCTCGCCCGGGCCCTGCACGCCCAACGAGGCCGGCGTGTCGATGGATGTGATCGACACCTTCGCGGGCAAGACCCCGCTGCTGGGCGTCTGCCTCGGGCACCAGTCCATCGGCCAGAAGTTCGGCATGGTCGTCGAGCGCCACACCAAGCTCATGCACGGCAAAACCAGCCCCGTCCACCACGACGGCCGGGGGCTCTTCGTCGGCATGTCCAACCCCTTCACCGCCACCCGCTACCACTCCCTCATCATCAACAAAGGCAGCTTCAACAACGAACGCTTCGAGGTCACCGCCTGGACGGATGAGGGCGAGATCATGGGCCTGCGCAGCAAGCCCGGCAGTTTTTCCGACAACGCAGGCGATGGAACGGAGCACCCACTGGAGGGTGTGCAGTTCCACCCCGAGAGTTTCTTGACGGTCGAGGGGCCGACGCTGCTGGCAAACTTCCTGGGACTGCCGAGGCCGAAGGTCGAATCGGTGATGTGA
- a CDS encoding DUF2809 domain-containing protein: MPSLGKQRAMYFSVAVAAVPIGLIARSFRTGADASTPVGFVATYLGDVLWAVLFFFVFAGVLPRWRTGALAGLTLGVTVGIELSQLYHGEPLATLRGFGPTRFLLGTNFLWSDVLCLVVGTAIAAGVHGVLNRK, from the coding sequence ATGCCTTCATTGGGAAAACAACGTGCGATGTATTTCTCGGTTGCCGTGGCGGCGGTTCCGATCGGTTTGATCGCGCGTTCGTTCCGTACGGGGGCGGACGCCTCGACGCCGGTGGGCTTTGTCGCAACGTATCTGGGGGATGTGTTGTGGGCGGTGCTGTTTTTCTTTGTGTTTGCGGGGGTGTTGCCGCGTTGGCGGACGGGCGCGCTGGCGGGGCTCACGCTTGGGGTGACGGTGGGGATCGAGTTGTCGCAGCTCTATCACGGCGAGCCGTTGGCGACGCTGCGGGGGTTTGGGCCGACGCGGTTCTTGTTGGGGACGAACTTTTTGTGGTCGGATGTATTGTGTTTGGTCGTTGGGACGGCAATCGCGGCGGGGGTGCATGGGGTTTTGAATCGGAAGTAG